Proteins from a genomic interval of Nematostella vectensis chromosome 5, jaNemVect1.1, whole genome shotgun sequence:
- the LOC5509168 gene encoding alpha-methylacyl-CoA racemase has protein sequence MAAVLSGVRVLELAGLAPAPFAGMILADFGASVIRVDKVKTLISLDRLARGKRSVAVDLHKPRGIETIKRLCAKSDVLIEPFRPGVMEKLGLGPKELMDENPRLIYARLTGYGQTGPLANRAGHDINYIALTGLLSMLGRRDSNLTPPLNLLGDFAGGGLMCVMGILLALLERGKSGRGQVIDTAMVDGAAYVGSFAYMSQDLGIWPGKRGENLLDTGAPFYDTYKTSDGKYVAIGAIEPKFYQQLIKGLGLKEQVSEQMDFTKWVTRKEDFAKIFATKTQAEWCEVFKNTDACFAPVLTPEEAPQHPHNIERRTFINNEGTFEPTPAPKLSRTPGNASPRQLPKIGEHTVDVLMEYGFREYEVKDLLKEEVIDTALRQSSL, from the exons atggcggccgtgcTGTCAGGTGTTCGTGTTCTAGAGCTCGCTGGTCTAGCCCCGGCCCCATTCGCGGGGATGATTCTAGCGGACTTTGGTGCCAGTGTGATTAGAGTAGACAAAGTAAAGACTTTAATATCACTGGATAGACTCGCCAGGGGGAAGCGGTCTGTTGCTGTGGACTTGCATAAGCCTCGAGGAATCGAGACGATAAAAAG GTTGTGTGCCAAGTCAGATGTGCTAATCGAACCATTTAGACCAGGAGTTATGGAAAAACTTGGATTAGGGCCCAAGGAATTGATGGATGAAAACCCAAGACTGATCTATGCTAGGCTGACAG GTTATGGGCAGACAGGGCCCTTGGCAAACCGTGCAGGACATGACATCAACTACATTGCCTTGACGGGGCTTCTTTCCATGCTCGGCAGGAGGGACAGTAATTTGACACCACCGCTTAACCTCCTGGGTGACTTTGCTGGTGGTGGTCTGATGTGTGTGATGGGTATTTTGCTGGCCTTACTGGAAAGGGGAAAATCTGGAAGAGGACAGGTTATTGACACTGCTATG GTGGATGGGGCCGCCTATGTTGGTTCATTTGCATACATGTCACAAGATCTTGGAATATGGCCAGGGAAGCGTGGGGAGAACTTATTGGATACTGGGGCTCCATTTTATGATACATATAAAACCTCAGATGGTAAATATGTTGCCATTGGTGCCATAGAGCCAAAGTTCTACCAACAGCTAATAAAAG GTCTTGGTTTAAAAGAACAAGTATCAGAGCAAATGGACTTCACCAAATGGGTAACACGTAAAGAGGACTTTGCTAAGATTTTTGCCACTAAGACCCAAGCAGAGTGGTGCGAGGTTTTCAAGAACACAGATGCATGCTTTGCACCAGTCTTAACTCCAGAGGAAGCCCCACAGCACCCCCACAACATAGAACGGAGAACATTTATCAACAATGAAGGGACATTTGAACCCACACCTGCTCCCAAGCTCTCTAGGACACCTGGGAATGCGTCACCAAGGCAACTGCCAAAGATTGGTGAACACACAGTGGATGTTTTGATGGAGTATGGATTTAGAGAATATGAGGTGAAAGACTTGTTAAAGGAAGAAGTCATAGACACCGCACTGAGGCAATCCTCACTGTAA
- the LOC5509169 gene encoding tyrosine-protein kinase RYK has protein sequence MAVDVFWRCVLLASLVLILLDSSTVQGQLNFYIAKNNVNSCLKLNYNMDLYMIKNDEPVSLLKDSRAFKDFLAPLSAKIDVVKLNWFSSPKTSRYHLTVQSSDTESMPHPVPSLAAEGLISHSKKEFSMSFGCTGRKAGLVEVSLRLNYTSVISGKISMDKMQSFDLVVRRWCDKTVSDPTPKSTSGGIHWSRAAIVGLCAGVTLVLCMAVGIGLLLRYLLRQRKLKMEFEDDLELTEKREYSKKKIMSLPMPSLSSQKKTPKVIYSPTSSRSSNKRHSSLPGPSRQRSITNVSDTSTAGLICLDDTDDEDQNQVQSVCKCESREQLVGGRASQESNPVPETTPHKAEILSEMMSMWSSQLVGYLVSKEQLEINELISQENVFNIYHGSLKMDSEDCCKHEVAVRILRDDPASDLETVVRFVRGAIAMKSMSHPNVLPLVGVVLHPTSLPYIITPYNRDRRLCDVLVRSRGSQTKPQGLTSEKLLDIAIQITRGMDSLTLQKDINLSTRNCLVSDDLLVRIDSHMDVNSSDVGGVSECLDNASSYEKKHVFLFGAILWEIITHGEKIAEPYQCRPANCPEELYDTLIKCRHPDPAERPTFSWLSDWLAEYQSRLFPGTLCFQTLHGQHTIQMNC, from the exons ATGGCCGTGGATGTGTTTTGGCGATGCGTTTTGCTGGCTTCCCTAGTGCTAATTTTACTTGATTCTAGCACTGTGCAAGGGCAGTTAAACTTTTATATAGCGAAAAACAATGTGAACTCGTGCCTCA AATTAAACTACAATATGGACTTGTACATGATAAAAAACGACGAACCTGTATCCCTGCTCAAGGACTCTAGGGCTTTTAAGGACTTTCTGGCCCCGTTGTCTGCAAAAATCGATGTAGTAAAGCTCAATTGGTTTTCAAGTCCGAAG ACCTCAAGATACCACTTAACTGTCCAGTCGAGTGATACAGAGTCCATGCCCCACCCTGTGCCATCTCTGGCCGCAGAGGGGCTTATCTCGCATTCCAAAAAAG AATTCTCCATGTCGTTTGGCTGTACTGGACGAAAGGCAGGCTTGGTAGAGGTTTCTCTGAGGCTTAACTACACAAGTGTTATCAGTGGGAAAATAAGCATGGACAAGATGCAATCTTTTGATTTGGTAGTTCGCCGATGGTGTGATAAAACTG TCTCTGATCCAACACCCAAGTCTACTAGTGGAGGGATTCACTGGTCGCGTGCTGCAATTGTAGGGTTATGTGCTGGAGTAACACTTGTTCTTTGCATGGCGGTGGGGATTGGCCTGCTACTTAGATACCTTCTAAGGCAGCGCAAACTGAAAATGGAATTTGAAGATGACTTAGAGTTAACAGAAAAACGTGAATAcagcaaaaagaaaataatgagCCTCCCAATGCCTAGCTTATCATCTCAAAAGAAAACTCCCAAAGTAATATACTCCCCAACAAGCTCTCGTAGCTCAAACAAGCGTCACAGCTCATTGCCTGGGCCCTCCAGGCAGAGGTCAATAACAAATGTGAGTGACACGTCAACGGCTGGGCTGATATGCCTGGACGATACAGATGATGAGGACCAAAACCAAGTGCAGAGTGTGTGCAAGTGTGAGTCTCGGGAGCAGCTAGTTGGGGGCAGAGCTTCGCAGGAGAGTAATCCTGTACCAG aaaCAACACCTCACAAGGCAGAAATCCTGAGTGAGATGATGAGCATGTGGTCCTCACAGCTGGTAGGATACCTAGTTAGCAAAGAACAACTGGAAATCAACGAGCTTATTTCACAAG aaaATGTTTTCAATATTTATCATGGCAGTCTTAAAATGGATTCTGAAGACTGCTGTAAACACGAGGTCGCTGTTAGGATTCTAAGAG ATGACCCAGCAAGTGATCTTGAAACAGTGGTGAGGTTTGTGCGAGGAGCCATAGCCATGAAGAGCATGTCCCACCCAAATGTGCTACCTCTAGTAGGGGTTGTGCTGCACCCCACATCACTACCATACATCATAACGCCGTACAATAGGGACCGGAGACTGTGTGATGTGTTGGTGAGGTCAAGAGGATCGCAAACAAAGCCTCAG GGTCTAACGTCTGAAAAGCTGTTAGACATTGCCATACAAATAACAAGGGGCATGGATTCCCTAACACTGCAGAAGGACATAAACTTGTCAACACGGAACTGCCT aGTGAGTGATGATCTTCTAGTAAGAATTGATTCCCACATGGATGTGAATTCCTCAGATGTAGGGGGTGTTTCGGAATGTCTTGATAATGCTTCCAGTtatgagaaaaaacatgtg TTTCTGTTTGGTGCCATTCTTTGGGAAATCATTACGCATGGCGAAAAGATAGCAGAACCCTACCAGTGCAGACCTGCTAACTGTCCTGAGGAGCT ATATGATACCTTGATCAAATGTAGACATCCTGATCCTGCAGAGAGACCAACATTTTCCTGGTTGAGTGACTGGTTAGCTGAGTACCAAAGTAGGTTGTTCCCAGGAACCCTGTGTTTTCAGACACTTCATGGTCAACACACCATCCAAATGAACTGCTGA